One genomic region from Motacilla alba alba isolate MOTALB_02 chromosome 5, Motacilla_alba_V1.0_pri, whole genome shotgun sequence encodes:
- the CNTF gene encoding ciliary neurotrophic factor, with the protein MAAAESPSAALRRRDLCSRGIRLAGKMRADVVDLLDAYVEQQGLDASASVAAVEGVPLAAVERWDEQTGTQRLLENLAAYRAFRALLAQMLEEQREQLGEADAGLGRALAAVLLQVSAFAYHLEELLRLESRGIPGEEEEEEEEDGPPPPPRLGLFEQKLRGLGVLRELAQWAVRSVRDLRQLAKPSPATGAAPGLAESP; encoded by the exons ATGGCGGCCGCAGAGAGCCCCTCCGCTGCCCTCCGGCGCCGCGACCTCTGCAGCCGCGGCATCCGCCTGGCCGGCAAGATGCGCGCGGATGTCGTTGACCTCCTGGACGCCTAC gtggagcagcagggcttggaCGCCTCGGCCAGTGTGGCGGCAGTGGAGGGGGTGCCGCTGGCGGCGGTGGAGCGCTGGGACGAGCAGACGGGCACCCAGCGGCTGCTGGAGAACCTGGCGGCCTACCGGGCCTTCCGCGCCCTGCTGGCCCAGATGCTGGaggagcagcgggagcagcTGGGCGAGGCCGATGCGGGCCTGGGCCGGGCGCTGGCGGCTGTCCTGCTCCAGGTCTCGGCCTTTGCCTACCACCTCGAGGAGCTGCTGCGGCTGGAGAGCCGCGGGATCCccggcgaggaggaggaggaggaggaggaggatgggccgccgcccccgccgcgcctcGGCCTCTTCGAGCAGAAGCTGCGCGGCCTGGGCGTGTTGCGGGAGCTGGCCCAGTGGGCCGTGAGGTCCGTGCGGGACCTGCGGCAGCTCGCCAAGCCCAGCCCGGCCACCGGCGCGGCCCCCGGCCTGGCCGAGAGCCCCTGA
- the DTX4 gene encoding E3 ubiquitin-protein ligase DTX4, translating to MLLASAVVVWEWLNEHGRWRPYSPAVSHHIEAVARAGPRAGGSVVLGQADSRLAPYIIDLQSMHQFRQDTGTIRPVRRSYYDPSSAPGKGVVWEWENDSGTWTPYDMDVGITIQRAYEKQHPWVDLSAIGFCYVIDFATMGQINRQTQRKRRVRRRLDMVYPLVSGTLPKSQSWPASPGAAAAPPVPACTCPQCLLVMSVKAAAGPGASTLQPRKAAPAPPAAPKPPLPAAGPKAPDGVAVVRGSLKPLAAQGSRRQAASTPALSSAGASGSPPGVGSGKGSRPGLGTLNRSHLQRLAIAQSRVLIASGVPTVPVKNLTGSSPVNPALAGITGILMSAAGLPVCLTRPPKLVLHPPPVSKSEIQSIPGISHSCRKTTKKQAKKGKTPEEVLKKYLQKVRHPPDEDCTICMERLSAPSGYKGPQPAVKPDLVGKLVKCSHVFHLHCLVAMYNNGNKDGSLQCPTCKTIYGVKTGTQPPGKMEYHIIPHALPGHADCKTIRIIYNIPPGVQGPEHPNPGKSFTARGFPRHCYLPDSEKGRKVLKLLLVAWDRRLIFAIGTSSTTGESDTVIWNEIHHKTEFGSNLTGHGYPDINYLDNVLAELAAQGITEESLAQEKD from the exons ATGCTGCTGGCCTCGGCCGTGGTGGTGTGGGAATGGCTGAACGAGCACGGGCGCTGGCGGCCCTACAGCCCGGCCGTCAGCCACCACATCGAGGCGGTGGCCCGCGCcgggccgcgggcgggcggcagcgTGGTGCTGGGCCAGGCCGACAGCCGCCTGGCGCCCTACATCATCGACCTGCAGTCCATGCACCAGTTCCGCCAGGACACCG GCACCATCCGGCCCGTCCGGCGCAGCTACTACGACCCGTCCTCGGCGCCGGGCAAGGGAGTCGTCTGGGAGTGGGAGAATGACAGCGGGACGTGGACGCCCTACGACATGGACGTGGGCATCACCATCCAGCGCGCCTACGAGAAGCAGCACCCCTGGGTGGACCTGAGCGCCATCGGCTTCTGCTACGTCATCGACTTCGCCACCATGGGCCAGATCAACCGGCAGACCCAGCGCAAGCGCCGCGTCCGCCGCCGCCTCGACATGGTCTACCCGCTGGTGTCGGGCACCCTGCCCAAGTCGCAGTCGTGGCCGGCCagccccggggcggcggcggccccgccggtGCCCGCCTGCACGTGTCCCCAATGCCTCCTGGTCATGAGCGTCAAagccgccgccggccccggcgcctccaccctgcagccccgcaaagccgcccccgcgccgccggccgccCCCAAGCCCCCGctgcccgcggcggggccgAAGGCGCCGGACGGCGTGGCCGTGGTGCGCGGCTCGCTGAAGCCGCTGGCGGCACAGGGGAGCCGGCGACAGGCGGCCAGCACGCCCGCCCTGAGCTCGGCCGGCGCCTCTGGCAGCCCCCCCGGCGTGGGCAGCGGCAAAggctcccggcccggcctcgGCACCCTGAACCGCAGCCACCTGCAGCGCCTGGCCATCGCCCAGTCCCGCGTGCTCATCGCCTCCGG GGTCCCCACTGTCCCCGTGAAGAACCTCACTGGCTCCAGCCCCGTCAACCCAGCGCTGGCAG GGATCACGGGGATCCTCATGAGCGCGGCCGGGCTGCCCGTGTGCCTGACCCGGCCCCCCAAGCTGGTGCTGCACCCCCCGCCCGTCAGCAAGAGCGAGATCCAGTCCATCCCCGGCATCTCCCACTCCTGCCGCAAGACCACCAAGAAACAGGCCAAGAAGG GTAAAACCCCCGAGGAGGTGCTGAAGAAATACCTGCAGAAGGTGCGGCACCCGCCAGATGAG GACTGCACCATCTGCATGGAGCGGCTCTCTGCCCCCTCTGGCTACAAGGGGCCCCAGCCGGCCGTCAAGCCTGACCTCGTGGGGAAGCTGGTCAAGTGCAGCCACGTCTTCCACCTCCACTGCCTGGTGGCCATGTACAACAACGGCAACAAG GATGGGAGTCTGCAGTGTCCCACCTGCAAAACCATCTACGGGGTGAAGACAGGGACGCAGCCTCCCGGGAAGATGGAATATCACATCATCCCCCATGCGCTGCCCGGCCACGCCGACTGCAAAACCATCCGCATCATCTACAACATCCCCCCGGGGGTGCAG GGACCAGAGCATCCAAACCCTGGGAAGAGCTTCACGGCCCGTGGCTTCCCCCGGCACTGCTACCTGCCAGACAGCGAGAAGGGCAGGAAG GTACTGAAGTTGCTGCTGGTGGCCTGGGACCGGCGCCTGATCTTCGCCATCGGGACCTCCAGCACCACGGGCGAGTCGGACACGGTGATCTGGAACGAGATCCACCACAAGACGGAGTTCGGCTCCAACCTCACTGGCCACGGCTACCCCGACATCAACTACCTGGACAATgtcctggctgagctggcagcccAGGGCATCACCGaggagagcctggcacaggagaAGGACTGA